From the genome of Oscillospiraceae bacterium:
ACCACGCGGGGCCTTGCATCCATCTGCCGGGAAGGTGTGGACGCTATCGGAAAGGCGCTCAAGGAACTGGAAAACGCGGGCTATATGGAGCGCCGCCAGCTTCGCGGCAAAGACGGGCGCATCTCGGATACCGAGTACACCATCTATGAGCTGCCGCGCAAGCCGCCGGGTACGCCTTTTCCGGATACGGATTCACCAGATACGGAAAAGCCGTATCTGGATAACCCGGATATGGGAAAACCGGATACGGAAAATCCCGCGCAATTAAATACTAAGGGAACTAATATCCCTAAAAAATCAAATATGTATGGATTAAATCCTTATCAATCCAATCCGGCAGACCGAAAACAAGAGGACGGTGCCCCGGCTGATTCGATGGATGCGACGGGCGCCTACCGCGAAATCATCAAAGAGAATATTTCCTACGACGTCCTGCGGCAGAGATGCGACCCGGAAAGGCTGGACGAAATCGTGGGCATCATGCTCGACACCGTGTGCAGCCGAAAAAAGGAAATCCGGATCGCCGGTGAGGACATGCCCGCCGAAATGGTGAAAAACAGACTTTTGAAGCTTGACGACAGCCACATCGAATACGTGCTGGAGTGTCTGGACAAGAACACCACCGATGTCCGCAATATCCGAAGTTATATTCTGACCGCGCTGTATCAGGCTCCGACCACCATCAGCAGCTATTATTCGGCGCTGGTCAATCACGACATGTACGGAAGCGGCCCGCCCGGACGGTAAACGTCCCGCGCGGGCTGTTTTCATGCCCGACAAAAATCGGAAAGGAGTAATTTTACCATGAAACGACCCCTCGCATACATCACCGCCCCGTGGGGCGGAAACGAAATTGAAAACACCGAGGACGCGGCAGGGTATTGCCGCAAGGTCTATGACGCAGGCTTTTCGCCTATCTGCCCGGTCCTGTTCCTGCCGCTTTTCCTCAACGACGCCATTCCGCAGGAGCACAAGGACGGCGTGGACATTGCCTGCAATTTTCTGCGCCGCGCCCATGTGCTGGTGGTCTGCGGCAGGAACGTGGACGAAACCGTGAAAAACGACATCGCTACGGCGGAACGGCTGCACATCACCGCCACCACGCTGGACGGCATTCTTACCGTCAAGGGACAGGGCCGGGAAAAAGACGCGGAAAAGGAGCGGAGATAACGTGCCGGACTATCAGAAAATGTACCACTCGCTGTTTAACGACGTGACCGACGCTATCTCAAAGCTCCAGCAGGCGCAGCAGAAAACCGAGGAAATGTACATTGACAGCAAGGAAACCGTCCTCACCCCATTTTTGAAAAAGAGCGAAGAAAAAAGGTCGGACAGCCGGTCCGATGGGAAACCGGCTCCGGCAAAGAAAAAGCCGCCCTCTCACGACGAACGGTGACGGAGGGCGGTTTCCTCATGACAGATGGAGGTGATTTGTTTGCAGGAAGAAATTGAAAACCGTTCCGTGACGCTCGTCATCAGCGGCGCGAAGCTCACGGGCCGGGTGCTCAAAGCGGTGATTGCCAAATATCTGGCCCACCGGAAGGAGAAGAAAAACGCGAAGGCCCGCGCCGGTCCCGTGGTTCCGCGCGGCAGGCAGACGGTCAAGCAGCTCGTCGGGCAGAACGTGGGCGTTTCCAATATGGAAATCACCGACAGTAACATCAAATCCTTTGACCGCGTGGCGCGGAAATACGGCGTGGACTACGCCGTCAAAAAGGACCGCAGCGTTTCGCCGCCGAAATATCTCGTCTTTTTCAAGGCGCGAGACGCCGACGCCCTCACCGCCGCTTTCACCGAGTTTACGGCGAAAACGGTGAACCGGGCGAAAAGGCCCTCCGTTCTCTCGCGGCTCCGGCAGTTTAAGGATCTGGTCAAGGCGAATACCGTTGACCGGGTGAGGCATAAGGAACAGGAGCGAGCGCGATGAGTGAGAAAACAAAAAAGTTGCTTCTGATGAACCTTCCGTACCTGTTTGTCGCTCTGTTTGCCACCAAGTTCGGACAGGCGTGGCGGCTGGCCGCAGGCGCGGACGCTTCCGGAAAGCTCCTGCACCTGATGGACGGCCTCACCGCCGCGTTTGTCTCTCCGCTGCCAAGCTTCCATCCAGCCGACCTCGGCGTGGGTGTTCTTCTCGCCGCCGCGCTCCGGCTGGCGGTTTACGTCAAGGGCCGGAACGCCAAGAAATTCCGCAAAAACGTGGAATACGGCTCGGCCCGCTGGGGCAAGGCCGAGGACATCAGGCCGTATATCGACCCGGTTTTTGAAAACAACGTCATTCTCACGCAGACGGAACGGCTCACCATGAACAGCCGTCCGAAGGACCCCAAAACATCCCGGAACAAAAACGTTCTGGTCGTCGGCGGTTCCGGTTCCGGCAAGACGCGGTTTTTCATCAAGCCGAACCTGATGCAGTGCGATTCCAAAGATTATCCGACGAGCTTCGTGGTCACAGACCCGAAGGGCAGCATCGTCGTGGAGTGCGGAAATCTCCTGCGGCGCAGGGGCTACCGTATCAAAATTCTCAATACCATCAACTTCAAAAAGTCGATGCGTTACAATCCCTTCGCGTACATTCACTCAGAAAAAGACATTTTGAAGCTGGTCACGGCGCTGATTGCCAACACCAAAGGAAACGGCAAATCCGGAGATGACTTCTGGGAAAAGGCAGAGACCCTCTTTTACACGGCTCTCATCGGCTACATCCATTACGAGGCCCCGGTCGAGGAACAGAATTTCGCCACACTGATCGAATTCATCAACGCCTCGGAGGTCCGAGAAGATGATGAGGAATTCAAGAATCCCGTGGATCTCATGTTTGAGGCGCTGGAAAAGGAAAATCCAAACCACTTCGCCGTCCGGCAATATAAAAAGTACAAGTTGGCGGCGGGCAAGACAGCAAAATCAATCCTTATTTCCTGCGGCGCAAGAATGGCCCCCTTCGACATTCAGGAGCTTCGTGACCTGACGGCCTATGACGAGTTGGAGCTGGACACGCTGGGCGACCGAAAAACCGCCCTGTTCATCATCATTTCAGATACGGACGACACCTTTAATTTTTTAGTTTCGATGGCCTATACGCAGCTTTTCAATCTGCTGTGCGAAAAGGCCGACGACGTGTACGGCGGGCGCTTGCCTGTCCACGTCCGGTGCCTGCTTGACGAATTTGCCAACATCGGACAGATCCCCAAGTTTGAGAAGCTGATTGCCACCATCCGCAGCCGTGAGATCTCGGCCTGCCTTGTTTTGCAGGCGCAGAGCCAGCTCAAGGCTCTGTACAAAGACAACGCCGACACGATCATCGGCAACTGCGACAGCGCCATCTTCCTCGGCGGTAAGGAACGCACGACCTTGAAGGAACTGACGGAATCGCTTGGAAAAGAGACGATCGACACCTATAACACCGGCGAAAGCCGGGGCCGCGAGGTTTCTCACAGCCTCAATTATCAGAAATTGGGGAAGGATTTAGCTTCGGTCGATGAGCTGTCTATCCTCGACGGCGGCAAGTGCATTCTCCAGCTTCGCGGCGTTCGCCCCTTCCTTTCGGACAAGTACGACATCACAAAGCACCCAAATTACAAGTACCTGTCTGACTATGACCACCGCAACGCTTTTCCTATCGAAAAATTCCTGTCCACCAAATTAAAACCGAAACCGGACGATGTGTTCAGCACATATTTCGTTGACCTCTCCGGGGACCCCAAAGCCGCAAAATAGCGGCTTTTTTCATATTCAAAATCTAAATTGGAGGTAGTATTATGAGTTTCTTTCATTCCGCAATCGGCGTTCTCCAGACCCTCGTAATCGCCCTCGGCGCGGGCCTTGCCATTTGGGGCGCGATTAACCTTCTGGAAGGTTACGGCAACGATAATCCGGGAGCAAAATCGCAAGGCATTAAACAGCTCATGGCGGGCGGCGGCGTGGCCCTGATCGGCATTACGCTGGTTCCGCTGCTCTCCAACCTTTTCGGCTAATGCCGACGCGAAAACACTCCGCGCCCCCATTCACGGGGGCGCGGGAAAGGAGGTGATGCCGCTTGGATTTCATCAAGCAGCAGATTACCGAATGGCTGAAAGAAATACTGGTCGGCGGCATCATGAACAACCTGTCGGGCATGTTCGACAACGTGAACAGTCAGGTCGGGCAGATCGCCTCTCAGGTAGGGACGACGCCGCAGGCATGGAACACCGGCATTTACAACATGATTCACACCCTGTCTGAAAATGTTATGATGCCCATCGCGGGCCTCATTCTCGCGTTCGTCATGACACTGGAGCTGATTCAGATCATCACCGACAAAAACAATTTTCACGACATCGAAAGCGCCGTTTTCTTCCGTTGGATTTTCAAAACGGCCTGCGCCATCCTCATCGTGACCAACACATGGAACATCGTCATGGGCGTGTTCGACGTGGCACAGAGCGTAGTCAACAGTGCGGCGGGAATCATCGTTTCCGATACGTCCATCGACATCAGTTCCGTCACGGCGAACCTTCAGACGCGGCTCATGGCAATGGATCTCGGTCCCCTGTTCGGCTTGTGGTTTCAGAGCATTTTTGTGGGCTTTACCATGTGGGCGCTCACGATCTGCATTTTCATCATCGTGTACGGGAGGATGATCGAGATCTATTTAGCCACTTCCATCGCGCCGATCCCGATGGCGACGATGCTGAACCGGGAATCGGGCGGCATGGGCCAAAACTATCTGCGCTCCCTGTTCGCACTGGGATTTCAGGGCTTTCTCATCATCGTCTGCGTGGCGATTTACGCCGTTTTGGTAAAAAGCATCAGCGTGAGCACGGACGTCAGCAAGGCAATCTGGACTTGCATGGGCTATACGGTGCTGCTGTGTTTTACGCTCTTCAAGACCGGAAGCCTCGCAAAATCAATTTTTAACGCGCATTGACGGAGGTGATATTTCAATGCAGGACAAATTACAGGAGCTTTTTGACCGGCTGGACGCCAACCTTGAAGATTTTCGGAAAACGTGGGAATCCAGCGATAAGGCAAAGCTGATCGACGGCTCCCGCGAGATCACCGCGATTAAGGACGCCCATTATTATCTGACCGAAAGCCACGGCTTTGAACCGGAGGAAATCGACTATCTTCTCCTGTTTGAGAACCCTTTACAGGTTGTCGCGGACAAGTGGCTGGAACGCACGGAAGATCTGAGCGATTTCAGCTTCGCGCTCGACGAGGTGTTCGACAAGCAGGACGCGATCAGGGACTACGAACGGAAGGAAAAGCCGTCCATTCTGGAACAGCTTCATCATACCGCTGAGACTGCCGGGAAAGCCGCGCGCCCGACAAAAGAACAGGAGGCGCGATAAATGGCTTATGTTCCCGTCCCCAAGGACCTGACCGCCGTGAAAACGAAGGTTCTGCTCAATTTAACAAAACGGCAGCTTGTCTGTTTCAGCGGCGGCGCGCTTGTGGGCGTACCGCTTTTCTTTTTGCTCAAGGGGCCTGCGGGGTTCAGTGCCGGAGCCGCTTCTCTCTGCATGGTTCTCGTCATGCTGCCGTTTTTCCTGACGGCGGTGTATGAGAAAAACGGCCTGCCGATGGAAAAAATCGTCCGCAACATTGCCCGGGTGCTGTTTCTCCGGCCAAAGCAGCGCCCGTATCAGACCAACAATTTTTACGCCGTGCTCGCGCGGCAAAGTAAACTCGACAAGGAGGTGTATCGGATTGTCGGTAAAAAAGCAAAAACCGGCCATGAATCGGTCATTGTCCCGCGCCGAGAGGCGTCAGATCGAAGCCGCTGTCGCAAGAGCTCGGCAGACCGATAAGAAAAAGCAGTCGGCGCAGGACAGCATTCCGTTTCAGCGGATGTTCCCGGATGGCATCTGCCGCGTAACCGACAGCTATTACACGAAAACCGTTCAGTTTCAGGACATCAACTATCAGCTCAACCAGAACGAGGACAAAACCGCCATTTTCGAGGGCTGGTGCGATTTTCTCAACTATTTCGACAGCTCCATTAAATTTCAGCTCTCGTTCCTGAATCTCTCCGCGACGCGGGACAGCTTTGCGAGAAGCGTCACTATCCCGCCGCAGGGCGACGATTTCGACAGCCTGCGCTCGGAGTACACGGATATGCTCCGGAATCAGCTTGCCAAAGGCAACAACGGCCTCATCAAAACCAAGTACCTGACCTTCGGTATCGAGGCGGACAGCCTGAAAGCGGCCAAACCCCGGCTGGAACGCGTCGAGATCGATATTCTCAATAACTTCAAACATCTCGGCGTAACAGCCGCATCTCTGAACGGTGCCGACCGTCTGCGACTTCTGCACGACATCTTCCATATGGATGCGCCGGAGCCGTTCCGTTTTTCGTGGGACTGGCTGGCCCCTTCCGGCCTGTCCGTCAAAGATTTCATCTCCCCCAGCTCGTTTGAGTTCAAAAGCGGCAGCATGTTCGGTATGGGGCATCAGGTTGGGGCGGTATCGTTCCTGCAAATTCTCGCGCCGGAGCTAAACGACCGGATGCTGGCTGATTTTCTCGATATGGAATCCAGTCTCATCGTCACCATGCACATCCAATCCATCGACCAGGTGAACGCCATCAAGACGGTGAAACGAAAAATCACAGATTTGGATTCCATGAAGATTCAGGAGCAGAAAAAAGCCATCCGTTCCGGGTACGACATGGACATCATCCCCTCCGACCTCGCTACCTACGGCGAGGAAGCGAAGAAGTTGTTGCAGGATTTGCAGAGCCGCAACGAGCGCATGTTCCTCGTGACTTTTCTCGTTCTCAACGTGGCCGAGAACCGGCAGCGGCTGGACAACAACGTGTTTCAGGCAAGTTCCCTCGCGCAGAAATACAACTGTGCGCTGACCCGCCTTGACTTCCGGCAGGAGGAAGGGCTGATGTCCTCGCTTCCGCTTGGGTACAACCAAGTAGAGATTCAGCGGGGCCTGACCACGTCGAGCACCGCTATTTTTATTCCCTTTACCACGCAGGAGCTGTTCCAGACCGGGCGCGAGGCGCTGTACTGCGGGCTGAACGCGCTCTCCAACAACCTCATCATGGTGGATCGGAAGCTGCTGAAAAACCCGAACGGCTTGATTCTCGGCACACCGGGCGCGGGCAAGTCCTTTGCTGCCAAGCGCGAAATCGTCAACGTATTTCTCGTCACAAACGATGACATCATCGTCTGCGACCCGGAGGCCGAATACGGCCCGCTGATCGAACGCCTGCACGGGCAAATCATCAAAATATCGCCCACGTCTGCTGATTATATCAACCCGATGGACATCAACCTCAACTATTCCGAGGAAGAAAACCCTCTGTCGCTCAAGTCCGATTTCATCCTGTCACTCTGCGAGCTGATCGTCGGCGGCAAAGAGGGCCTGCAGCCGGTGGAAAAGACGGTCATCGACCGCTGCGTGAGGCTGGTGTACCGGGATTACCTCAGTGACCCGCGCCCGGAAAACATGCCTATTCTGGAGGATTTGTACAGCGAGCTGCGGCGGCAGGGCGAAAAGGAAGCGCAGTACGTTGCCACGGCGCTGGAAATCTACGTCACCGGCTCCCTCAACGTGTTCAACCACCGCACGACCGTCAATGTGAGAAACCGCGTCGTCAGCTACGACATCCGGGAGCTGGGCAAACAGCTCAAAAAAATCGGGATGCTCATCGTGCAGGATCAGGTCTGGAACCGCGTTACCGTCAACCGCGCCGTGGGAAAATCCACCCGCTACTATATTGACGAGTTCCATCTGCTCTTAAAAGAAGAACAGACCGCAGCCTATTCCGTGGAGATTTGGAAGCGGTTCCGCAAGTGGGGCGGCATTCCAACCGGGATCACACAGAACATCAAAGACTTGCTTTCTTCCCGCGAAATTGAGAACATCTTTGAAAATTCAGATTACATTTACATGCTCAATCAGGCTTCCGGCGACCGCCAGATTCTTGCCAAACAGCTCGGCATTTCGCCGCACCAGCTTTCTTACGTCACCCATTCCGGCGAGGGCGAAGGGCTGCTGTTTTACGGCAACGTCATTCTGCCGTTTGTGGATCATTTTCCGAAGGACACGGAGCTGTACCGCATCATGACTACCAAGCCGCAGGAAGTGGCAGCAACATGAGCGCCCATTTCCTGCGGGATAGGAGGTGACGGCGATGGAAAAACGAGCGCCCCGCCTGCAATTCACGGATGATGAACGGACCGACCCTGTATTAAAAAAATCTGTCCACAGGACGCAGAAAGCGGCGGTAAAAGCTGACCGCGCACAGGCAAAAATACCGAAAAAGAAAGTCCTTCGCAAGCAGCGCACCTTTGATAAACCTACGGGTAAAACGAAGGGGCGCTTATATTTTGAGGAAGCGGACAAAAAGAAGCCGTCGAAACTCACCCATGCCGTTCGGGACGCACCCGGAAACGCTGTTTTGATGCGGTTTCACCGGGAAATCCGGCAGTCCGAGGACGAAAATGTGGGCGTGGAGGCCGCGCACAAAAGTGAGGAAGCCGCCGAGACGGGCGGGCGTTTGGTTCGCAGTGCCCACCGTTCCCACAAGCTGAAACCTTACCGAAAATCGGCCAAAGCGGAAAAGCGGCTTGACCGCGCCAACCTCGGTTATTTGCAGAAAAAGGCCGGGCGGGACAATCCGCAGCCCTCCGGCAATTCTTTGGCCCATTGGCGGCAGAAGCGGGCCGTCAAAAAGCAGTATGCCGCCGCGAAACGGGCTGGGCAGTTCACGGGTTCCGCCGGAAAAGCCGCCGAAAACACCGCAAAAGTGGGAAAGACGGCGGCGCGGGAGAGCAAGCGGGCGGCGGCTTTTGTCGCACGACACCGGAACGGTTTTCTGATCGCCGCAGGCGTCTTTCTGGTGCTGGTCTTGCTTCTGAATGTCCTATCCTCCAGTTCGGTTCTGCTGGAAGGGGCGCTGTCCGGCGTTACCATGTCCACCTATCCTTCCACGGACGACGCCATGCTCGGTGCGGAAGCCGCTTACGCCCAAAAGGAAGCGGACCTTCAAAACGAGATCGACCATTATCAGGAGCAGCACCCCGGCTATAATGAATATCATTACAGTCTCGATAAAATCGGCCACGATCCCTATGTGCTGATTTCCATCCTGACCGCGTGGCACGGCGGCGAATGGACGCTGGATGAAGTCCGGGACACGCTTTCCGTGCTGTTCTCAAAAGAATACCAACTGACGCAGACTGTGGAGGCGGAAACCAGAACCCGCACGGAAACGGATACGGTGACGGACCCGGACGGTACGACCCACACCGAAACCCGGCAGGTTCCCTATGCCTACACCATCTGCAATGTGAAGCTCCACAACGAGGATTTGTCCCATCTTCCCATTTCCATTATGAACGAAGACCAGGTCGGCGTGTACTCGATGTACATGTCCACTCTCGGCAACCGGCCAGATCTGTTTCCCTCGTCGGCCTACCCGAACGCATCCACTGTCAAAAAGCCAACGGAGTACGACATTCCCCCGGAGGAAATGACGGACGCGCGGTTCGCCGCCATGATGACGGAGGCGAAAAAATACATCGGCTATCCTTACGTTTGGGGCGGCAACAGCCCGAAAACCTCATTTGACTGTTCCGGCTACGTGTCGTGGGTGATCAATCACAGCGGATGGAACGTGGGACGGCTGGGGGCGCAGGGTCTCTGCAACATCTGCACTCCGGTTTCTCCATCCGACGCCAAACCGGGCGACCTTGTTTTCTTTGAACACACCTACGACACCGACGGCGTGTCCCATGTGGGCATCTACGTCGGCAACGGCATGATGCTCGCGGCTGGGGACCCCATCGGCTACTCGAACCTCGACACAAGCTACTGGCAGAGCCATTTTTACACGTTTGGGCGTTTACCGAACCCATAACAGATTGGAGGAATTACTGTGAATCCGAAATTCAAGAAAATCGACGCTGAGTATGAAAAAAACGTGGCGAAAATCTCCGCGCTGCAAGATCGGCAGAAGGAACTGGAAAAGCAGCGCCGGGAGCTGGAAAATCTCGATATTGTCGGCCTTGTTCGGGGCATGGGCATGACGGCGGAGGAACTGGCCGCGCTCATGAAAGCGCCCCGCGAGAACCGGCCCGTATCCGATCAGAACAAACAGGAGGAAAATATTCATGAAGAAATCTAAAATCCGCGTATTGGTCTGCCTGATAGCCGCCGTGTCCTGTACGGCGGCTTTTTCCGTCAATGCCCTCGCCTACAGCACAGGGGCGACCTCTCCGACTTTGAGCAGTTCCAGCGCCGCGCAGAGCGGCACCGCTTCGTCGTCGGCGTCGTCCGCAACGTCGTCTGAAACATCTCTCAAACCTCTGACGCCGGACGGGACCGGGACGGTGATCGACAACGTGACCAACGAGGACGGCAAGGAGTTTTTCACCGTCACCACGCCGAGCAAGCACGTCTTTTATCTGATTATCGACCGGCAGAAAAACGCCGAGAATGTCTATTTTCTCGACGCCGTTACAGACAAGGATCTGCTTGCGCTGGCAAAGAGCGACAACGAGGATGTTTCCGGTTCTTCCTCGTCTAAGACCGCTTCCACACCGGAAACATCCTCCGCGCCGACCGCATCAACGCCCACAGCTTCATCCGTTTCCCGGCCGGAAAAGCAGGACAGCAGCGCCGGAATTGCGGCGGTTGTCGTGCTTGCGGCCGTTCTCGTCGGCGCGGCGGTCTGGTTCTTCAAATTCCGTAAGCCGGGTAAAAAGGACAAAAGCAGGCCCGACCCGGACGATTATGACTACACCGAGGACGGGGATGAGGAATCTGAGCCGGATGATGAACCGAAAGCTCCTGACGAGGAAGCAACGCAAAAAGACGGTTCCGAATCATCCGACGGTGAAACGGAGCGTGAGGACGAATGACCTTTTTCACCGACAGCCCTTTCGAGCGGATGATGGTACAGAAACCGCAATACAGGCGGGAGGAACGGCCTCCCGCCCCGCTGAAAGGCCGTCCTGACCATCCCCGCGACTGTTATCGCGACCTTATCATCACGCCGAAACGAAAGGAGATTGAAAATGCGGCTTGTAATCAGTGAAAAGCCATCGGTTGCCCAAAGTATCGCCGCCGTGATCGGCGCGAAGCAGCGCGGTGACGGGTATTTAGAGGGCGGCGGCTACCTCGTTTCATGGTGTCTCGGTCATCTCGCGGAACTGGCAAGTGCCGACGCCTATGATGAAAAATACGTCAAATGGCGGCGCGAGGACCTACCCATCTTACCGGATAACTGGCGGTTCACCGTAAGCGGGGACAAACAAAAGCAGTTTGCTATTCTCCGCGCCCTGATGCGCCGCGACGATGTGGATGAAGTCGTCAACGCCTGCGACGCCGGGCGTGAGGGTGAGCTGATCTTCCGCACCGTGTACGACATGTCCGGCTGCTCCAAACCAATGAAACGGCTCTGGATTTCCTCGATGGAGGACGAGGCCATCCGTCAGGGCTTTACCAATCTAAAAACAGGCCGGGATTACGACGGTCTGCATCAGTCCGCGCTCTGCCGATCCAAGGCCGACTGGCTGGTGGGCATTAACGCGACGCGCCTGTTTTCGGTTTTATATCACCGCACTCTTAACGTCGGGCGCGTCATGTCTCCGACGCTGGCGCTCATCGTGCAGCGGGAAGCGGAGATTTCCGCGTTTCAGCCGGAACCGTTTTATACGGTCAATCTCGATTGCGGCGGTTTCACCGCAACCGGCGATAAGCTGAAAGCAAAGCCGGAGGCCGAGGCCGTTGCCGCCGCCTGCAAAGGCAAAACGGTTACCGTCAGGGCCGTGAATCGGAAAGAAAAATCCGAAAAGGCTCCCGCGCTCTATGACCTGACCACCCTCCAGCGCGACGCCAACCGAATTTTAGAATATACGGCTCAGCAGACGCTCGACTATCTGCAATCGCTCTATGAAAAGAAGCTCTGTACCTACCCCCGCACCGACAGCCGGTTCCTGACCGACGATATGGAAGGAACCGTCCCGGCACTTGTTTCCGTCGCCGCTGGTATTTGCGGCGCTGACGCGCCCGAAAGCCTCAACGCCGGTCACGTCTGTGACAGCGCGAAGGTCAGCGACCATCACGCCGTCGTTCCCACCTCCGTCGCGGGCAAAGCGGATGTTTCCGCGCTGCCTGCCGGGGAGCATGAAATCCTACGGCTTGTTTCCCGGCAGCTTCTCTGCGCTGTCAGTGAGCCGCACCAATACGCCGAAACCGCCGTCACTCTGGACTGCGCCGGGTATGGCTTTGTCGCCAAGGGCAAGACGATCCTCGTTTCCGGCTGGAAAACCTATTTGCAGGAACAGGCCGACAAGCCTTTGCCGGAACTGGCAGAGGGGCAGGACATCGCTGTTCCCTCTGTTTCCATCAAAGAGGGCAAAAGCTCGCCGCCCAAGCACTATACGGAGGATACCATCCTTTCCGCGATGGAGACGGCGGGTGCGAAAGAGATGCCTGATGATGCGGAAAGAAAAGGTTTGGGCACCCCCGCCACACGCGCGGCCATTCTGGAAAAGCTCGTTACTACCGGATTCGTGGAACGGAAAAAGGCCAAGAAAACCGTCAACCTCATCCCGTCACAGGTCGGCGTATCGCTTGTTACCGTTCTGCCGGAACAGCTTCAATCCCCGCTGCTGACCGCCGAATGGGAAAATCGGCTCAAACAGGTGGAGCGCGGAAAACTG
Proteins encoded in this window:
- a CDS encoding ATP-binding protein, which codes for MNRSLSRAERRQIEAAVARARQTDKKKQSAQDSIPFQRMFPDGICRVTDSYYTKTVQFQDINYQLNQNEDKTAIFEGWCDFLNYFDSSIKFQLSFLNLSATRDSFARSVTIPPQGDDFDSLRSEYTDMLRNQLAKGNNGLIKTKYLTFGIEADSLKAAKPRLERVEIDILNNFKHLGVTAASLNGADRLRLLHDIFHMDAPEPFRFSWDWLAPSGLSVKDFISPSSFEFKSGSMFGMGHQVGAVSFLQILAPELNDRMLADFLDMESSLIVTMHIQSIDQVNAIKTVKRKITDLDSMKIQEQKKAIRSGYDMDIIPSDLATYGEEAKKLLQDLQSRNERMFLVTFLVLNVAENRQRLDNNVFQASSLAQKYNCALTRLDFRQEEGLMSSLPLGYNQVEIQRGLTTSSTAIFIPFTTQELFQTGREALYCGLNALSNNLIMVDRKLLKNPNGLILGTPGAGKSFAAKREIVNVFLVTNDDIIVCDPEAEYGPLIERLHGQIIKISPTSADYINPMDINLNYSEEENPLSLKSDFILSLCELIVGGKEGLQPVEKTVIDRCVRLVYRDYLSDPRPENMPILEDLYSELRRQGEKEAQYVATALEIYVTGSLNVFNHRTTVNVRNRVVSYDIRELGKQLKKIGMLIVQDQVWNRVTVNRAVGKSTRYYIDEFHLLLKEEQTAAYSVEIWKRFRKWGGIPTGITQNIKDLLSSREIENIFENSDYIYMLNQASGDRQILAKQLGISPHQLSYVTHSGEGEGLLFYGNVILPFVDHFPKDTELYRIMTTKPQEVAAT
- a CDS encoding type IV secretory system conjugative DNA transfer family protein, translating into MSEKTKKLLLMNLPYLFVALFATKFGQAWRLAAGADASGKLLHLMDGLTAAFVSPLPSFHPADLGVGVLLAAALRLAVYVKGRNAKKFRKNVEYGSARWGKAEDIRPYIDPVFENNVILTQTERLTMNSRPKDPKTSRNKNVLVVGGSGSGKTRFFIKPNLMQCDSKDYPTSFVVTDPKGSIVVECGNLLRRRGYRIKILNTINFKKSMRYNPFAYIHSEKDILKLVTALIANTKGNGKSGDDFWEKAETLFYTALIGYIHYEAPVEEQNFATLIEFINASEVREDDEEFKNPVDLMFEALEKENPNHFAVRQYKKYKLAAGKTAKSILISCGARMAPFDIQELRDLTAYDELELDTLGDRKTALFIIISDTDDTFNFLVSMAYTQLFNLLCEKADDVYGGRLPVHVRCLLDEFANIGQIPKFEKLIATIRSREISACLVLQAQSQLKALYKDNADTIIGNCDSAIFLGGKERTTLKELTESLGKETIDTYNTGESRGREVSHSLNYQKLGKDLASVDELSILDGGKCILQLRGVRPFLSDKYDITKHPNYKYLSDYDHRNAFPIEKFLSTKLKPKPDDVFSTYFVDLSGDPKAAK
- a CDS encoding DUF3848 domain-containing protein, with product MQDKLQELFDRLDANLEDFRKTWESSDKAKLIDGSREITAIKDAHYYLTESHGFEPEEIDYLLLFENPLQVVADKWLERTEDLSDFSFALDEVFDKQDAIRDYERKEKPSILEQLHHTAETAGKAARPTKEQEAR
- a CDS encoding PcfB family protein; the protein is MQEEIENRSVTLVISGAKLTGRVLKAVIAKYLAHRKEKKNAKARAGPVVPRGRQTVKQLVGQNVGVSNMEITDSNIKSFDRVARKYGVDYAVKKDRSVSPPKYLVFFKARDADALTAAFTEFTAKTVNRAKRPSVLSRLRQFKDLVKANTVDRVRHKEQERAR
- a CDS encoding Maff2 family protein gives rise to the protein MSFFHSAIGVLQTLVIALGAGLAIWGAINLLEGYGNDNPGAKSQGIKQLMAGGGVALIGITLVPLLSNLFG
- a CDS encoding PrgI family protein, with product MAYVPVPKDLTAVKTKVLLNLTKRQLVCFSGGALVGVPLFFLLKGPAGFSAGAASLCMVLVMLPFFLTAVYEKNGLPMEKIVRNIARVLFLRPKQRPYQTNNFYAVLARQSKLDKEVYRIVGKKAKTGHESVIVPRREASDRSRCRKSSADR
- a CDS encoding CD0415/CD1112 family protein; this translates as MDFIKQQITEWLKEILVGGIMNNLSGMFDNVNSQVGQIASQVGTTPQAWNTGIYNMIHTLSENVMMPIAGLILAFVMTLELIQIITDKNNFHDIESAVFFRWIFKTACAILIVTNTWNIVMGVFDVAQSVVNSAAGIIVSDTSIDISSVTANLQTRLMAMDLGPLFGLWFQSIFVGFTMWALTICIFIIVYGRMIEIYLATSIAPIPMATMLNRESGGMGQNYLRSLFALGFQGFLIIVCVAIYAVLVKSISVSTDVSKAIWTCMGYTVLLCFTLFKTGSLAKSIFNAH
- a CDS encoding helix-turn-helix domain-containing protein, giving the protein MAVFRVERTRDYTVMSNHHLKDRALSLKAKGLLSMMLSLPDDWDYTTRGLASICREGVDAIGKALKELENAGYMERRQLRGKDGRISDTEYTIYELPRKPPGTPFPDTDSPDTEKPYLDNPDMGKPDTENPAQLNTKGTNIPKKSNMYGLNPYQSNPADRKQEDGAPADSMDATGAYREIIKENISYDVLRQRCDPERLDEIVGIMLDTVCSRKKEIRIAGEDMPAEMVKNRLLKLDDSHIEYVLECLDKNTTDVRNIRSYILTALYQAPTTISSYYSALVNHDMYGSGPPGR